One Persicobacter psychrovividus DNA window includes the following coding sequences:
- a CDS encoding glycosyltransferase family 1 protein, with protein MDVFLGSEEYIEMGGLVSPVFLFRAKRAGGNSIEELFSTIVGGLNNPAKVVNIPHVGASFKALFKNIIFGKRLKGQVFHITGDVQYMALGTGRNTVLTVHDVGSALQGNVLKWFLIKLLWFWLPSLIVRKITVISEFSKGELLEIIPWARHKVQVIPNPVDYERCMIYTRQEPTKFTLLLVGTKPNKNLEKTIEALKGLDVHLNIIGSLTEVQQSLLTATHLTFDNYVNISYDEVLGLYARSSLLCFASTYEGFGMPIIEAQAIGIPVITSNVASMPEVAGDSAILVDPLNVGEIREAVLLVKNNPSKAQELVAKGRVNVERFKLANIVAQYEAVYEEVYNGKA; from the coding sequence ATGGATGTTTTTTTGGGGAGCGAGGAATATATTGAAATGGGAGGTTTAGTGTCGCCGGTATTTTTATTTCGGGCAAAAAGAGCAGGAGGGAATAGCATCGAGGAGTTGTTTTCAACTATTGTTGGAGGCTTAAATAACCCCGCGAAAGTGGTAAATATTCCACATGTAGGTGCTTCGTTCAAGGCCTTATTCAAAAATATCATATTTGGAAAAAGACTCAAGGGGCAAGTTTTTCATATCACTGGGGATGTGCAGTATATGGCATTAGGGACAGGGCGAAATACGGTTTTAACGGTTCATGATGTAGGCTCAGCTCTACAAGGGAATGTGTTAAAGTGGTTTTTAATTAAGCTGTTGTGGTTTTGGCTGCCTTCTTTAATCGTAAGAAAGATTACCGTTATTTCTGAATTTTCAAAGGGTGAGCTTTTGGAGATTATACCTTGGGCAAGGCATAAGGTGCAAGTAATTCCTAATCCAGTGGATTACGAGCGTTGCATGATATATACGAGGCAAGAACCTACAAAATTCACCTTGCTATTAGTGGGGACTAAACCCAACAAAAATCTTGAAAAAACAATTGAGGCACTAAAAGGGCTTGATGTTCATTTAAATATTATCGGATCGCTAACTGAGGTACAGCAATCTTTACTAACGGCAACCCATCTAACTTTTGATAATTATGTGAACATTAGTTATGATGAGGTTTTAGGACTGTATGCGAGATCCTCTTTGCTTTGTTTTGCCTCTACCTATGAGGGTTTTGGAATGCCTATTATTGAAGCGCAGGCCATCGGAATTCCAGTGATTACGTCAAATGTGGCCTCTATGCCAGAAGTGGCAGGGGATAGTGCTATTTTGGTTGATCCATTGAATGTTGGAGAAATTCGGGAAGCAGTTCTTCTTGTAAAAAACAATCCATCAAAAGCACAAGAGTTAGTAGCGAAAGGGCGTGTTAATGTTGAGCGGTTTAAATTGGCTAATATAGTGGCTCAATATGAGGCCGTGTATGAGGAGGTGTATAATGGAAAGGCCTAA
- a CDS encoding glycosyltransferase, with translation MRRCIMERPKVLLFTEYFAPAYKGGGPIQSCVNLVRYLAQAYDFYVVCQAFDLDKSPLGVPFEEWVDFEGKAQVFYGEEQKYSDIKAIIDQVKPDVVYVNGVFNLFTTLFPLLSNRKVGSQAKVIIAPRGMLQLNSLKIKRLKKRLYLEVLKQLLPKNLMWQFTTQQEQLEFRTLRLQGLQSIVGNVPNISIGFSKGQMKSSEAIKLVTVALISPMKNHLLVIEALKNVKGNVQWDIYGPVKDSQYWNSCQETINRLPKNIIVNYHGEVKPTRIGEVLKKANVYIQPSQSENFGHSLFEAFANGLPVISSNQTPWRNLKEKKAGWDVVLEGNELQIAIEEAISMDSETFGIWQKGARAVAEQYMSEANLKEEYGRLFG, from the coding sequence ATGAGGAGGTGTATAATGGAAAGGCCTAAAGTATTGTTATTTACGGAATACTTTGCTCCCGCCTATAAGGGAGGAGGGCCTATTCAGTCTTGTGTAAATTTGGTTCGATACCTTGCTCAGGCCTATGATTTCTATGTAGTATGTCAGGCTTTTGATTTAGATAAATCCCCTTTGGGTGTGCCATTTGAGGAGTGGGTTGATTTTGAAGGCAAGGCGCAAGTTTTTTATGGAGAGGAGCAAAAATATAGCGACATTAAAGCGATCATAGACCAGGTAAAACCTGATGTGGTTTATGTTAATGGCGTTTTTAACCTTTTTACCACTTTGTTTCCTTTGTTATCTAATCGGAAGGTGGGTAGTCAGGCCAAAGTAATTATTGCTCCAAGGGGAATGTTGCAGCTTAATTCACTGAAAATTAAACGACTTAAGAAGCGCCTATACTTAGAGGTTTTGAAGCAATTGTTACCAAAAAATTTGATGTGGCAATTCACCACCCAACAGGAGCAATTGGAATTTCGGACACTTCGGCTTCAAGGTTTACAATCCATTGTAGGTAATGTACCTAACATTTCAATTGGTTTTTCTAAGGGACAAATGAAAAGCAGTGAGGCAATAAAATTAGTTACCGTTGCATTGATAAGCCCTATGAAAAACCATTTGTTAGTGATTGAAGCTTTAAAAAATGTGAAGGGGAATGTACAGTGGGACATATATGGACCTGTAAAGGATTCTCAATATTGGAATTCTTGTCAGGAAACAATTAACCGTTTACCGAAGAATATTATTGTGAATTATCATGGGGAGGTGAAACCTACGAGAATAGGGGAGGTGTTGAAAAAAGCAAATGTTTACATTCAGCCAAGTCAAAGTGAAAACTTTGGACATTCTTTGTTTGAGGCATTTGCAAATGGCCTACCTGTAATTAGCAGTAACCAAACGCCGTGGAGAAATTTGAAGGAAAAAAAGGCAGGCTGGGATGTGGTTTTAGAGGGTAATGAACTGCAAATTGCCATCGAGGAAGCCATTTCGATGGATAGTGAAACTTTTGGTATATGGCAAAAAGGAGCAAGAGCAGTGGCTGAGCAATATATGAGTGAAGCCAATTTAAAAGAGGAGTATGGGCGTTTATTTGGATAG
- a CDS encoding WcaF family extracellular polysaccharide biosynthesis acetyltransferase: protein MKTNLSIYNNAWYSTGAGRIKRLFWYFTNILFFINPLNISSGLKVLLLKFFGAKIAEGVVIKPGVNIKYPWRLEIGPHSWIGEKVWIDNLVAVKVGANCCLSQGAMLLTGSHDYKKATFDLMVGEIVLEDGAWVGAQAVVCPKVRVGSHAVVAVGSVATGDVPEYEIWQGNPAVFKRERIVFEPTD, encoded by the coding sequence ATGAAAACAAATCTATCCATATACAACAACGCTTGGTACTCCACCGGTGCAGGACGCATCAAACGCCTTTTTTGGTATTTTACCAACATTCTATTTTTCATTAACCCACTGAATATTTCTTCGGGGCTAAAAGTCCTACTCCTTAAATTTTTCGGAGCAAAGATCGCCGAAGGTGTGGTGATCAAACCTGGGGTGAACATCAAATACCCATGGCGGTTAGAGATCGGACCGCACAGTTGGATAGGCGAGAAGGTGTGGATTGATAATTTGGTGGCGGTGAAGGTTGGGGCGAATTGTTGTTTGTCGCAGGGTGCGATGTTATTGACGGGTTCGCATGATTATAAGAAAGCTACCTTTGATTTGATGGTGGGAGAGATTGTGTTGGAAGATGGTGCCTGGGTAGGTGCTCAGGCGGTGGTTTGCCCGAAGGTGAGGGTGGGGAGTCATGCGGTGGTTGCCGTGGGGAGCGTGGCGACGGGTGATGTTCCTGAGTATGAAATTTGGCAGGGGAACCCTGCTGTTTTTAAGCGGGAGCGGATTGTTTTTGAACCCACGGATTAG
- a CDS encoding GxxExxY protein: MTKDPQTYQIIGAAMEVHKNLGKGFLEHVYHEALSIELNTAHIPFEHEVMLSIYYKNQLLEKKYYADFICFQNIIVELKAVNKLEPAHTAQTLNYLKATKFKKGLILNFGAKSLEYKRVIL; this comes from the coding sequence ATGACTAAAGATCCGCAAACTTATCAAATAATAGGCGCCGCAATGGAGGTTCATAAAAACTTAGGTAAAGGTTTCTTAGAGCATGTTTATCATGAAGCTCTCTCCATTGAATTGAATACTGCACACATTCCTTTCGAACATGAAGTAATGCTTAGTATTTACTATAAAAACCAATTGCTCGAAAAGAAATATTATGCTGACTTCATTTGCTTTCAAAATATCATTGTAGAATTAAAAGCAGTAAATAAATTAGAACCAGCACATACAGCTCAAACGCTAAATTACTTGAAAGCCACAAAATTCAAGAAAGGACTCATTCTAAACTTTGGAGCGAAAAGCCTTGAATACAAGCGAGTAATATTATAA
- a CDS encoding glycosyltransferase family 2 protein, whose protein sequence is MKISIITICYNAEQTLPSTLASVEQQDYHNIEYIVVDGGSKDGTMDLVKACQRVDRYVSEPDKGLYDAINKGIAMATGDYVGLIHADDFFADHQAVSKIVKQLEKAPADGLYADLDYVDQEEVSKIHRHWVSGEYDAKRYLKGWMPPHPTFYCRRELFAQFGGYRLDFGSAADYELMLRFMVKHQISMTYLPEVLVKMRVGGASNESWKARWKANQMDARAWEVNGLQPKFYTRWAKPLSKLGQFV, encoded by the coding sequence ATGAAAATATCAATCATAACGATCTGCTACAACGCAGAGCAAACACTGCCGAGCACTCTCGCCTCGGTGGAGCAACAGGATTACCACAATATTGAATACATCGTGGTAGATGGCGGTTCCAAAGACGGAACCATGGATTTAGTGAAGGCTTGCCAACGGGTGGATCGCTATGTGAGTGAGCCTGATAAGGGACTGTATGATGCCATCAATAAGGGTATTGCCATGGCGACGGGTGATTATGTCGGCTTGATTCATGCAGATGATTTTTTTGCGGATCATCAGGCGGTTTCTAAGATTGTCAAGCAATTGGAAAAGGCACCTGCGGATGGACTGTATGCTGATTTGGATTATGTGGATCAGGAGGAGGTGAGCAAGATTCACCGGCATTGGGTGTCTGGGGAATATGATGCTAAGCGTTACCTGAAGGGGTGGATGCCTCCGCACCCGACATTTTATTGCCGTCGGGAGTTGTTTGCGCAGTTTGGGGGCTATCGACTGGATTTTGGTTCGGCAGCTGATTATGAATTGATGCTGCGCTTTATGGTGAAGCATCAGATTTCGATGACTTATTTGCCGGAGGTATTGGTGAAAATGCGGGTCGGTGGGGCAAGTAATGAAAGTTGGAAGGCGCGTTGGAAAGCGAATCAGATGGATGCCCGTGCCTGGGAGGTGAATGGCTTACAGCCGAAGTTTTATACGCGCTGGGCGAAGCCATTAAGTAAGCTGGGGCAGTTTGTTTGA
- a CDS encoding MraY family glycosyltransferase: protein MDFSFEFPFWGQAFLAFIASLFFSLITIPVVINVSLAKGLFDEPNGRSSHQRVTPTLGGVAVFISLILTYLLVGGVHFVPAIRYLFASLLIIFFIGIKDDILVIAPIKKLLAQLFASLIVIIMADIRIGSLHGVVGIYEIPYIASVVLSLFVYVVMINAINLVDGIDGLAGGLGIVMAGFLGVWFYVNGAYSYALLSVILIASLIGFLRFNFSREQKIFMGDTGSLLLGFVLAVLNIQFLRMHELPEVMVFSFKSAPAMAVLLFAIPLFDTLRVFTNRISERRSPFFPDRNHIHHIFIDKGLQHWKATALICICNVLYVLLFTYIVEALSPSLSCLFIFGLFLIYAYVLNLMKMPPTSKMFVKKSVVRFQQRTNMRKRA from the coding sequence ATGGATTTTAGCTTTGAATTCCCTTTTTGGGGTCAAGCATTTTTGGCCTTTATCGCCTCTTTATTTTTCAGTTTAATCACTATTCCAGTGGTAATTAATGTTTCGTTGGCAAAAGGATTGTTTGATGAACCTAACGGTCGGAGTTCGCATCAGCGTGTAACACCTACTTTAGGAGGCGTTGCTGTTTTTATCAGTCTGATATTGACCTATTTATTGGTCGGGGGCGTACATTTTGTTCCTGCTATCCGTTATCTTTTTGCCAGCTTGCTGATCATCTTTTTTATTGGCATTAAAGATGATATTCTGGTGATTGCACCGATAAAGAAACTGTTGGCGCAGCTCTTTGCGTCTTTGATTGTGATCATCATGGCCGACATCCGTATTGGCTCATTGCATGGTGTGGTGGGCATCTATGAAATCCCCTATATTGCTTCAGTCGTTCTTTCACTGTTTGTGTATGTGGTGATGATCAATGCGATCAACCTTGTTGATGGTATCGACGGACTTGCGGGAGGCTTAGGGATTGTCATGGCAGGTTTTTTGGGCGTTTGGTTTTATGTCAATGGCGCATATTCTTACGCTTTATTATCAGTGATTTTGATCGCTTCCTTGATCGGGTTTCTGCGGTTCAACTTCTCTCGGGAACAGAAAATTTTCATGGGCGACACGGGTTCCTTGCTTTTGGGATTTGTGTTGGCGGTATTGAATATACAGTTTTTACGGATGCACGAACTGCCCGAGGTAATGGTCTTCAGCTTTAAGTCTGCACCAGCCATGGCCGTTTTGCTTTTTGCCATTCCATTATTTGACACTTTGCGCGTTTTTACGAACAGAATCAGCGAGCGTCGATCACCTTTTTTTCCCGACCGTAACCATATCCATCATATCTTTATCGACAAGGGACTGCAACATTGGAAAGCTACAGCGCTGATCTGTATCTGCAATGTATTGTATGTGTTGCTGTTTACCTATATCGTGGAGGCACTTTCGCCTTCATTATCCTGCTTGTTTATTTTTGGTTTGTTCCTCATTTACGCCTATGTGTTGAACTTGATGAAGATGCCACCAACCAGCAAGATGTTTGTGAAGAAGTCAGTGGTGAGGTTTCAGCAACGGACGAATATGCGGAAGCGGGCGTGA
- the gmd gene encoding GDP-mannose 4,6-dehydratase → MKKALITGITGQDGAYLAELLLEKGYEVHGIKRRSSLFNTDRIDHLYQDPHEKGIRFKLHYGDLTDSMNLTRIIQEVQPDEIYNLGAMSHVKVSFDTPEYTANADGIGVTRILEAIRLLGLEKKTKFYQASTSELYGLVQAVPQSETTPFYPRSPYAVAKLYGYWITVNYREAYDMYACNGILFNHESPLRGETFVTRKITRGACKIALGLEETIYLGNMDAKRDWGHAKDYVKAMWLMLQQETAEDFVVATGITTTVRDFVKMSFAELGIEVAFSGEGVDEIGSVVKCTGEYQLPEGMVVVRVDPKYFRPTEVDLLIGDPAKAKEKLGWELEYDLPSLVKDMVQSDMNIFKRDKFLMEGGHKVYTQYE, encoded by the coding sequence ATGAAAAAGGCTTTAATCACCGGAATTACCGGTCAGGATGGTGCTTATTTGGCGGAATTGCTTTTGGAAAAAGGCTATGAAGTGCATGGAATCAAGCGCCGTAGTTCTTTGTTCAATACGGATCGTATCGATCACCTGTATCAGGATCCACATGAAAAGGGGATTCGTTTCAAATTGCATTATGGGGATTTGACGGATTCCATGAACCTGACGCGGATCATTCAGGAGGTGCAGCCGGATGAGATTTATAACCTCGGGGCGATGTCGCACGTGAAGGTGTCTTTTGATACGCCGGAATACACGGCCAATGCGGATGGTATTGGGGTTACGCGTATTTTGGAGGCGATCCGTTTGTTAGGCTTGGAGAAGAAGACCAAGTTTTATCAGGCATCGACGTCGGAGTTGTATGGCTTGGTGCAGGCGGTGCCTCAGAGTGAGACGACGCCATTTTACCCACGCTCGCCTTATGCGGTGGCGAAATTGTACGGCTATTGGATCACGGTGAACTACCGCGAGGCTTATGATATGTATGCCTGCAACGGGATTTTGTTCAACCACGAATCTCCTTTGCGTGGCGAAACTTTCGTAACCCGTAAGATTACCCGAGGGGCTTGTAAAATTGCCTTGGGGCTTGAAGAAACCATCTACCTGGGTAATATGGATGCTAAGCGTGACTGGGGACATGCCAAGGATTATGTGAAGGCGATGTGGTTGATGTTGCAGCAGGAAACTGCCGAGGATTTTGTGGTGGCTACGGGCATTACAACGACGGTTCGTGATTTTGTGAAGATGTCTTTTGCCGAGTTGGGTATTGAGGTGGCTTTCTCTGGCGAAGGGGTTGATGAAATCGGTTCCGTGGTGAAATGTACCGGTGAATACCAATTACCAGAGGGTATGGTGGTGGTTCGTGTCGATCCAAAATATTTCCGTCCGACGGAAGTAGATTTGTTGATTGGTGATCCAGCCAAAGCGAAAGAGAAATTGGGATGGGAGCTTGAGTATGATTTACCTTCTTTGGTGAAAGATATGGTTCAGAGTGATATGAATATCTTCAAGCGTGATAAATTCTTGATGGAAGGCGGTCATAAAGTCTATACTCAATATGAATAA
- the fcl gene encoding GDP-L-fucose synthase: MNKDSKIYVAGHRGMVGSAIVRNLQAKGFENIVYRTSKELDLRDTVAVKAFFEAEKPDYVFLAAAKVGGIVANNTYRGEFIYENLMIQNNVIHQAHLAGVEKLMFLGSSCIYPKFAEQPMREDALLTGILEPTNEPYAIAKIAGIKMCEAYRSQYGSNFISVMPTNLYGPNDNYDLQNSHVLPALIRKFHEAKVEGKDSVEIWGTGSPKREFLHADDLAEACVYLMENYNEESLVNIGTGEDISIKDLALLVKDTVGFEGELKFDTSKPDGTPRKLMDVSKLHSTGFRHKITLADGIAEVYKDFVEHPPV, translated from the coding sequence ATGAATAAGGATTCGAAAATATATGTGGCAGGTCACCGTGGAATGGTGGGCTCGGCGATTGTCCGCAATTTGCAGGCAAAGGGATTTGAAAATATTGTTTACCGTACATCCAAAGAATTGGATTTGCGGGATACGGTAGCGGTAAAAGCTTTTTTTGAAGCTGAAAAACCCGATTACGTTTTCTTGGCGGCAGCCAAAGTTGGTGGAATCGTGGCGAACAATACTTATCGTGGTGAATTCATTTATGAAAACTTGATGATCCAGAACAATGTGATTCATCAGGCGCATTTGGCTGGGGTGGAGAAGTTGATGTTTTTGGGTTCATCCTGTATTTACCCAAAATTTGCGGAACAACCGATGCGTGAAGATGCTTTGCTGACAGGGATTTTGGAACCAACCAATGAACCTTATGCGATTGCAAAAATCGCAGGGATCAAAATGTGTGAGGCTTATCGTTCACAATATGGTTCGAATTTCATTTCGGTAATGCCAACGAACCTGTACGGTCCGAATGACAATTATGACTTGCAGAATTCCCACGTATTGCCGGCATTGATCCGTAAGTTCCATGAAGCAAAAGTGGAAGGCAAGGACTCGGTGGAAATCTGGGGAACGGGCTCGCCGAAGCGTGAGTTTTTGCATGCCGATGATTTGGCGGAGGCTTGTGTTTACCTGATGGAAAACTACAATGAGGAATCATTGGTCAACATCGGAACGGGTGAGGATATTTCGATCAAGGACTTGGCCTTGTTGGTAAAAGACACCGTTGGTTTTGAAGGCGAATTGAAATTCGATACTTCGAAACCGGACGGCACACCTCGCAAGCTGATGGATGTATCGAAATTGCATTCAACAGGCTTCCGACACAAGATCACTTTGGCGGATGGTATTGCTGAAGTTTATAAGGATTTTGTGGAGCATCCTCCGGTTTAA
- a CDS encoding DUF6359 domain-containing protein produces the protein MLKYCLWLSILLAACTKTQVEEPMGKIQFRGSVASLNHRQADIATIDHIHIEITSMDDAQSLQFGPLPIQLADGRVSFAPIELPVGTYQLTKLEVRNAQAEPLYYTPGQESELCRQFMAIDACLPLDFSIAPLVTNTINLTTISVAAPKAPQETGIGMEVTLIELIPFNLVALRYICPLNGWEYFQQAPQITDSQGREIPFARINENHAQYHSLLVESAEKYHIDFQTEEAKKSLELSLTELKALDGSPVTFQFDTIACNNEEPPTPPAENPELGLTINEALSAPLETEADLHGYIVGTTSSGPNFKLTAPFTSSTNIALADTPNETVVTKILPLQLPSGTIREVLNLKDNPDLLGKKIVVRGGTLQSYFGTTGLKSPKEYEILP, from the coding sequence ATGCTGAAATATTGTCTATGGCTGAGCATACTGCTTGCCGCCTGTACAAAAACCCAGGTCGAGGAACCTATGGGAAAAATTCAATTTCGTGGCAGCGTCGCCAGCCTCAATCATCGACAGGCGGACATCGCTACTATCGATCATATCCATATTGAAATCACCAGTATGGACGATGCTCAATCACTGCAATTTGGCCCGCTGCCTATTCAGCTGGCTGATGGTCGTGTATCCTTTGCACCTATCGAGCTTCCTGTCGGGACATACCAACTGACTAAACTGGAAGTAAGAAATGCACAGGCTGAGCCCCTGTATTACACCCCCGGCCAGGAAAGTGAATTGTGCCGACAGTTTATGGCCATCGATGCGTGTTTGCCGCTTGATTTCAGCATTGCTCCGCTCGTCACCAATACCATAAACCTGACCACCATTAGCGTAGCAGCGCCAAAAGCACCGCAAGAAACAGGCATTGGCATGGAGGTTACACTGATTGAGCTCATCCCCTTCAACCTCGTTGCGCTTCGGTATATTTGTCCACTGAACGGCTGGGAATACTTTCAGCAAGCGCCTCAAATCACAGATTCACAAGGTCGGGAAATCCCCTTTGCAAGGATCAATGAAAACCACGCCCAATACCACAGTCTGCTTGTCGAGTCGGCTGAAAAATACCATATTGACTTCCAGACCGAAGAAGCCAAAAAATCGCTGGAGCTCTCCCTTACCGAATTGAAAGCCCTCGACGGATCCCCTGTTACGTTTCAGTTTGACACCATCGCCTGTAATAATGAGGAGCCTCCGACACCTCCTGCGGAAAACCCTGAACTCGGCCTGACCATCAATGAAGCCTTGTCAGCACCTCTGGAAACCGAAGCAGACCTACACGGATATATCGTCGGAACAACCTCCTCGGGTCCAAACTTTAAACTGACAGCGCCCTTCACTTCCTCCACAAATATCGCATTAGCGGACACGCCCAATGAAACCGTTGTCACAAAAATTCTCCCCCTTCAGCTACCCAGCGGTACTATTCGGGAAGTGCTCAACCTGAAGGATAATCCGGACCTGTTAGGCAAAAAAATTGTTGTTAGAGGAGGAACGCTTCAAAGCTACTTCGGAACAACAGGCCTCAAATCACCGAAGGAATATGAAATATTACCCTGA
- the ppk1 gene encoding polyphosphate kinase 1, which yields MASVETDRISKLIDSSDLISRDLSWLKFNERVLDQAKKDRSLLEKLKFLAITDSNLDEFFMIRVGSLYNYIDYGKERTDYSKLREYQFKKRLFAETQRFVNQQQSLFLSLVDQFEGSGFRIENDLDQLTMNDRAEVEEFFDRTVFPMLTPMAYDNYHTFPLLMNKLLIFGVWTQAEDGGNQHKLSFVQIPANLPKFYEIERQDLLLFVPIEQVIRYYMQKLYRNVVIDSLTLFRITRNGDFTLEESDDIEANFLDELRLKLKTRKTGRVVRLETEYNPDPNLLAILKERWLIDEDNIFRMHQASLVDYTRFWGIVNHRLLRAHLPKQPSPVRPVSLPPKGEQNMLEVLKKRDVLMHHPYNNMDPLLELLDQAADDPKVLSIKITIYRLAKRSRIVEALLKAAENGKHVSVLFEVKARFDEENNLAAAKRLQSAGCFVIYGISNFKTHTKLCLIVRKGESGITSYVHMSSGNYNESTSKLYTDLGMLTTKREYAKDVAEFFNVITGHSNPNRFKSLITAPTNMRDQLIEMIDQETQHAKQGLPSGICIKINSLQDKKTIKALYNASQQGVPVKLIVRGICCLRPQRQGLSENIEVISIVGDYLEHSRIYYFHNQGDPLLYSGSADVMVRSFDRRLESLYLITDELLKKQVTNILAYNLKDNVNAYSMHEDGNFTRREPQEGEKKFNVHKEFFKVRATAIKKVSLFADQVEESTPTTTKK from the coding sequence ATGGCTTCAGTAGAAACAGATCGGATTTCCAAATTAATTGACAGCAGTGACTTGATCAGCAGGGACTTAAGCTGGTTGAAGTTCAACGAGCGTGTGCTTGATCAGGCGAAAAAAGATCGCAGCCTACTGGAGAAGCTTAAATTTTTGGCCATCACAGATTCAAACCTCGATGAGTTCTTCATGATCCGAGTGGGCTCGCTGTATAATTATATCGATTACGGTAAGGAGCGCACGGACTACTCGAAGTTGCGGGAGTATCAGTTCAAGAAGCGGCTGTTTGCAGAAACTCAGCGCTTTGTGAATCAGCAACAGAGTTTGTTCTTAAGTCTAGTGGATCAGTTTGAGGGCAGTGGCTTTCGGATTGAAAACGATCTGGATCAGCTGACGATGAATGACCGTGCGGAAGTGGAGGAGTTTTTTGATCGGACGGTTTTCCCGATGTTGACACCAATGGCCTATGATAATTACCATACTTTTCCGCTGTTGATGAATAAGTTATTGATCTTTGGGGTGTGGACGCAAGCGGAAGATGGGGGAAATCAGCATAAATTATCCTTCGTACAGATTCCTGCCAATTTACCGAAATTCTATGAGATCGAGCGTCAGGACTTGCTGTTGTTCGTTCCGATTGAGCAGGTGATCCGCTATTATATGCAGAAGCTTTACCGCAATGTGGTGATTGATTCGCTGACGCTGTTCCGTATCACGAGAAATGGTGATTTTACCTTGGAGGAATCGGATGATATTGAGGCGAATTTTCTCGATGAGTTGCGCCTGAAGCTGAAAACAAGGAAAACGGGTCGCGTGGTTCGGCTGGAGACCGAGTACAATCCTGATCCCAACCTTTTGGCGATTTTGAAAGAGCGTTGGCTGATTGATGAGGACAATATTTTCAGGATGCACCAGGCGAGTCTGGTGGATTATACCCGTTTTTGGGGCATCGTCAATCACCGATTGTTGCGTGCGCATCTTCCTAAGCAACCTTCGCCAGTACGGCCAGTGAGCTTGCCTCCAAAGGGGGAGCAAAATATGCTTGAGGTACTCAAAAAGCGTGATGTGTTGATGCATCACCCTTACAATAATATGGATCCATTGCTTGAATTGCTGGATCAGGCTGCTGATGACCCAAAGGTGTTGTCGATCAAGATTACCATTTACCGTTTGGCAAAGCGATCAAGAATTGTGGAGGCCCTATTGAAAGCCGCAGAAAATGGAAAGCACGTTTCGGTTTTATTTGAGGTCAAAGCCCGTTTTGATGAAGAAAACAACCTTGCGGCAGCGAAACGATTGCAGTCTGCAGGATGCTTTGTGATTTATGGAATTTCCAACTTTAAAACCCACACAAAACTGTGCTTAATTGTGCGTAAAGGGGAATCAGGCATTACCTCTTACGTGCACATGTCAAGTGGTAATTACAATGAATCCACGTCGAAGCTGTACACTGATTTGGGGATGCTGACCACCAAAAGGGAATATGCGAAAGATGTGGCGGAGTTTTTTAATGTGATTACGGGGCATTCGAACCCTAACCGATTTAAATCCCTGATTACTGCGCCAACCAATATGCGTGATCAGTTGATTGAGATGATTGATCAGGAAACGCAACATGCCAAGCAAGGTTTGCCCTCAGGTATTTGCATCAAGATCAATTCCCTGCAGGACAAGAAAACGATCAAGGCGCTTTATAATGCCTCTCAGCAGGGAGTGCCCGTGAAGCTGATCGTCCGTGGAATTTGCTGTTTGCGCCCACAGCGTCAGGGTTTGAGTGAGAATATTGAGGTAATCTCTATTGTAGGCGATTATTTGGAGCACAGCCGAATTTATTATTTCCACAATCAGGGCGACCCTTTGTTGTATTCAGGCTCTGCTGATGTGATGGTGCGCAGCTTTGACCGTCGTCTGGAGTCTTTGTACCTCATTACGGATGAATTGCTTAAAAAGCAGGTAACCAACATTCTGGCTTATAACCTCAAGGACAATGTGAATGCCTATTCTATGCATGAGGATGGCAACTTTACCCGCCGGGAACCGCAAGAAGGAGAGAAAAAGTTCAATGTGCATAAGGAGTTTTTTAAAGTACGGGCGACGGCCATCAAAAAAGTGTCCTTATTTGCGGATCAAGTGGAAGAATCCACTCCGACCACAACGAAAAAATAA